The genome window TTGGACGGATCCTGGGAATCGGTCTTGACCTGCATCTTGACCTGGGTCGCGCCCGCCGTGATGAGCGCGCCGTCGATCCAGAGGGCGTGGTCCTGGCCCTCGGCGCCGCTGCCGTTCTTCAGGAACTGATCATTGCCGTCGAGCAACGAGACCTGCAGGCCGCGGAGGCCCGAGCCGCTGCGCTCCGCCGTGCAATACGCGCTCGCGAGGCCCATGCCCTCCGGGACGGGCACGACGAAGGTGTCGACGTCGCCGGCCGCGAGGTCGCCCGTGATGGCCGTGACGCGGCCGGTCATGTCCTCCGTCGGCGTGAGCTCGAGGCCCTGGGCGGCGCTGTCGTTCGGCTCGGTCTCCACGAGGTTCGAGCCCGCCTGGACGTGCGAGAAGAAATAAAAATCGTTCGCGCCGCCCGTGATGCCGTCGGGCCGCGCGAGGGTGATGAGGTAACTCTTGCCCTTCCCGCAGGGCATCGTGAGGCTCGGCAGCTCCGGATAACCAAACGAGACGTCGAGGACCGTCATATCGGTCCGGGCGAGCACGACGTTCGGCGCGCTCGCGTCGGCCACGCTCACGAGGACGCCGTTCGTCGCGGTCGAGCCGCTCCCGTCGGGGCCGGCGGGGGCCCAGAAATCGAAGATGCAGAGCGCGCGGCTGCCCGGATCGACGGGGAAATCACCCGCCACGGTGAATTCGTAGACGTCCTTGTCCGAGACCGCGGAGAAGGTGCCCCAGCCAATCGACTGGTAACCGGAGATGGGGCCGCCATTGGGGAAGGAGACGGTCTTGACGGTCGTGGATTGCGCGGGCGTCTCGTTCGGCTCGCCGTCGACCGTGATCAGCGGCGCGTCCGGGTTGAGCTCGAACACGCTCACGTTGTAATCGACGTTCGTGATGTTCTCGGCCGGCGCGCAGAAATCGGGGCCGAAGACGGTGCCGCACTCGGAGACCTCGAGGCAATACGTGCCGCTCTCGGGGACGAGGTAAAGCAGCTCGCTGTCGTTGCTGCCCGACATGTCGTCGTTCTGGGCGATCTGCGTCTTCCCGTCGGCCGAAAAGAGCGTGATGACCGTATCGGGGTACGTCTCGTTGTACGGATCCTCCTCGGGCTTGCTCGTCGCGCCGAGATAAATCGCCTGGCCCTTCGTGAGCTCCACCTTGTAGTAATCCCTGTCGGACGCGACCGGGTCGAGCTTCGACGGGACATCCATCCCCAGGAGATCGAGCACCTCCGCGGTATCGCAGCTCGTGTTCCCGTCGGCGTCGGGGCCGCCGCCGCCGCTGCCGCCATTTCCGCCCGCGCCGCCGCTGCCGCCTTGCGCGCCGCTGCCCGCCGTGCCTCCGGGATCGTCACCGCACCCGATCCCCATGGAGCTCACGGCCACGAGGGAGAGCGTCGAGAGCAAGAGTCCGAAGAGATGCCTGGATCGCATGGTGCCTCCGCCAATCGAGACCAAGGAATGTGCGAGCCGAACATGGGGTCGCACGGGTCCACCAGAACATTCCTACAACCACGCCGAGCCGCCATCAAGACCGGCATTGGTGGTCAGGAGAGCGACCAGAGAGCGATCACACGAATGCAGTGCATTATGGAGGCGGGACGTACGTCGCGACGCGCGTCGGTATGCCCGAGCGTCAGGGCCGGCGCGCGAGCCATTCGTCGATGAGCCTGCGCGCAATGCTCATCGGCGGCGGGAGCTTGGGCAAGGCCCCGCGGTCGAACCACGCGGCGTCCTCGAGCTCGGTCCGGTCGACGACGAGCTCGCCGCCCGTGCGTCGCGCGAAGAACCCGATCATGATCTGGTGCGGAAAAGGCCAGGGCTGGCTATCGAAATATCGGATATCGTCGATCTCGATGCCCGTCTCCTCGCGGGTCTCGCGCCTGGCGCAGGCCTCGAGCGTCTCGCCGGGCTCGACGAACCCCGCGACGAGGCCGTACATGCCCGGAGGAAAACGAGGCTGGCGCGTCATCAAGATACGCGGGCCGTCCTCGACGAGGACGATGATGGCGGGCGTGACGTGCGGGAAATGCTGGTGCGCGCAGCCGGTGCAGCGCTTCGAACGACGCCCCTCTTCGATCACGAGCGGCGCGCCGCACGTGCCGCAGAACTGGTGCGTCCGATCCCAGTATTGCACCTGGAACGCCGTGCCCGCGGCGGCCTCGAAGTCCGGATCGAGGCGGCCGTGCAGGCGGCGCAGCGAGACGTACACAAAGCCGGGCGGGACGGGCGCGTCTCTCGCGAGCTCGGCCGATCGGCACGGGACGGCGTCGAGCCAGCCGAGCGGCTGGACGCGCACGGGATCGAGGCCGAGCGCGCCGAGGCTCTCGAGGGCGGGCACGTCGTAAGGAAACGGCGGCGCGGGCGCGTCGCTCTCCGCGAGGCGAACGAGCAGCTCGTCGCCGCGAAACGCGAACCAGAGGCCGAGCGGAGGCGCGCCGCGGAGCGCGGGGTCGCCGCGGAAACGAGGTGTCTTGTTCATGCGCGAGGAGCCCTCGGGCCCCATCGTAGCAAGGTCGCGCTTTCCCGCGGGCGCGACGAGGTCGTCCGTCGATGCGGTTGGCACTCGGTCCCGCCGGATCATGTTCGTCCCATGGGTGACGTTCGTGATTCACGAGGGAACCGGAGACGACCGCTGCGGCTGAGCCAGCTCCTCTCGCTGGGCGTCGCCGCGTTGTCGTTCCTCGTCGTCCTTTCGGCGTTGTCGCTGATTTTTTTGACCACGATCCTCCACCAGACCACGGTGCGCCTCGACAATGCCATCGCGGGGGCCGGGCTCGCGCGGGACGTGGAGCTCGAGCTCCTCGATTATGGGCGCCTGGCCCAGCACGCCGCCGAGCGGGAAGGGGACGCGCAGGACGAGGAGCGAGCGGCCGTGTATCGCTCCGTCCGCGAGCGGCTGGTCGAGGCCGAGGCGCACATCGGGACCGATACGGAGAGGGCGGTTTTGCATGAGCTCTCCCGGCGGCTCGAGACGTATTTCGGCGCGCGGGACAGGCTGGAGCGGGCCGGCGTGCCGCTCG of Polyangium spumosum contains these proteins:
- the nudC gene encoding NAD(+) diphosphatase, whose translation is MNKTPRFRGDPALRGAPPLGLWFAFRGDELLVRLAESDAPAPPFPYDVPALESLGALGLDPVRVQPLGWLDAVPCRSAELARDAPVPPGFVYVSLRRLHGRLDPDFEAAAGTAFQVQYWDRTHQFCGTCGAPLVIEEGRRSKRCTGCAHQHFPHVTPAIIVLVEDGPRILMTRQPRFPPGMYGLVAGFVEPGETLEACARRETREETGIEIDDIRYFDSQPWPFPHQIMIGFFARRTGGELVVDRTELEDAAWFDRGALPKLPPPMSIARRLIDEWLARRP